The Paenibacillus mucilaginosus 3016 genome includes the window CTGGGCGGGGCTGATGGAAGGGCGCTCGCCGAAGCCGTTCTTCCTGCTGCCGAACCTTATCGGCCGGCTGCTGCTGATCATCCCGGCGCTTTACTCGACGCCGGTTATGTTCGTGATGACGGCTTTTCTGTTCCACCTGCTCATGGGGATTCAGGCGCCGGCCTACGCAGCCCTGATGACACGGCTCTATCCGGCCGACCAGCGGGGACGCCTGATGGGGAATGTACGCGTGATCATGGGCCTGCTGATGCTGCCGCTGGCCTGGGTCACCGGCCTGTGGATCGACGCCTCCGGCAGCTCGGGGCCTTTGCTTGTGGCAGCGGTGACAGGGGCGCTCTCGCTGATCGCCTTCCAGCAGGTGCGGGAGGTCCCGCGATTCTTCGCCGGCGGCAAAGGCGAAGCGCTTCGCCTTTCGTTCTTCGGCCAGCTCCGCCTGCTGCGCGGCAACCGGCCGGTGCTGATTTTTCTCGCGGCGACGAGCCTTGCGGGCTTCGGCAACATGCTCGCGAGTCCCCTCTACGCGATCTATCAGGTGAACGAGCTCGGTCTTAGCAACGCGCAGATCGGCTACCTGCGGATGGCGTACTTCGCCTGTATGCTGCTCGCCTACCTCATCGCCGGATGGGCGATCGACCGCTTCTCGCCGCAGGCGGTGATGGCCTGCGGTCTGACGGCGATGACGACGGTGCCGTTCCTGTACGGCCTCGTGGGCACCTTCCCGGCAGTCTTGGCGGCGAGCGGGATTCAAGGGATCAGCGATGCGGTCTGGGACATCGGCTGTATGGCCTTTGTTTTCCGCTTCGCGAGAGGGAGGGAGGCCGTCGTCTTCGGGCTTCACCTGATGCTGTTCGGCATCCGCGGTACCGCCGGACCGCTGATCGGCACTTCGCTGAACGGAGCGATGCCGTTCGGGGGGATGATGCTGTTCGTCGGCGCCCTCGGGCTGGCCGGCCTGCTCTTGTTCCTCGGTTCGAGAATTCGCAGTGAAGACGGGATGACGGCAGAAGAGTAGAGGCACGATGCATGGAACCCAAGCAAGGAGCCAAAGTCCGGGTGTGTCACCCGGGCTTTTTTTGGTTGC containing:
- a CDS encoding MFS transporter, translated to MDEDRIINFSGLRMSRDTWHNFRWDVAAASVFSLFNVVFNQFYIPIALRHGASDFEVGLLAAAPAVGLLFSPAWAGLMEGRSPKPFFLLPNLIGRLLLIIPALYSTPVMFVMTAFLFHLLMGIQAPAYAALMTRLYPADQRGRLMGNVRVIMGLLMLPLAWVTGLWIDASGSSGPLLVAAVTGALSLIAFQQVREVPRFFAGGKGEALRLSFFGQLRLLRGNRPVLIFLAATSLAGFGNMLASPLYAIYQVNELGLSNAQIGYLRMAYFACMLLAYLIAGWAIDRFSPQAVMACGLTAMTTVPFLYGLVGTFPAVLAASGIQGISDAVWDIGCMAFVFRFARGREAVVFGLHLMLFGIRGTAGPLIGTSLNGAMPFGGMMLFVGALGLAGLLLFLGSRIRSEDGMTAEE